A stretch of Candidatus Thermoplasmatota archaeon DNA encodes these proteins:
- a CDS encoding TIGR00296 family protein translates to MLSQDDGVKAVQFARKTIELFVKNRETPTSDLGEVFNQKLGVFVTIHTFPEHDLRGCIGVPLPVMPLKDAIIESAQSATHDPRFPPLGEDELDSIVVEVTILTKPELIKVNKPQDYLKEIVIGRDGLIVEQGFFKGLLLPQVPVEQGWDKEEFLSHTCMKAGLMPDAWFDKNTKISRFSGQIFTEIKPNGEIREKKLDGSDL, encoded by the coding sequence ATGTTAAGTCAAGATGATGGTGTAAAAGCTGTTCAATTTGCCAGAAAAACTATAGAGTTGTTTGTTAAAAATCGAGAAACACCAACTTCTGATTTAGGTGAAGTTTTTAATCAGAAACTTGGGGTTTTTGTCACAATCCATACATTCCCTGAGCATGATCTCAGGGGATGCATAGGTGTACCTTTGCCGGTTATGCCATTGAAAGATGCTATAATTGAATCAGCGCAGTCAGCGACACATGATCCTCGTTTCCCTCCTTTAGGTGAAGATGAGCTTGATAGTATAGTTGTTGAGGTTACTATTTTAACAAAACCTGAATTGATTAAAGTAAATAAACCACAGGATTATCTTAAAGAAATTGTTATTGGCAGGGATGGTTTGATTGTCGAGCAGGGTTTTTTTAAAGGTTTGCTTTTGCCTCAGGTTCCGGTTGAGCAGGGTTGGGATAAAGAAGAGTTTTTATCACATACTTGTATGAAGGCTGGTTTGATGCCTGATGCATGGTTTGATAAGAACACAAAAATATCAAGGTTTAGTGGCCAGATATTCACAGAAATAAAACCAAATGGAGAAATAAGGGAGAAGAAATTGGATGGATCAGACCTTTGA
- the pyrC gene encoding dihydroorotase: protein MDQTFEGRVYINGNFEQCCIGVTDGRISVIRKILKGDEHYNFKGRIILPAGVDVHVHFRDPGLTHKEDFSTGTMAAAYGGVSCVFDMPNTVPQTTTIQTIDDKVVSAGKKSYVDFGVYAGLIDSNIEDVEELAKKCCGFKIYLGGTTNSLQLDSNNLKEAFDRIRSTNKPVLIHAEDDDCLTKHNFRENSLLDHMNSRPAVCEETAIINILRACGEMNTRIHICHLSSIEGLRLLKNRSKNISCGVTPHHLLFTVQDDLKPFSYYKVNPPLRTSFDREALFDGIKDGLIDTLESDHAPHTIEEKEKEFDAVPSGLPGVETMFPMFLYMVKKGFLSFQRLVSLLCEKPAELMNIPKGKIEFGRDADFIVVDLKKVCKIKSESLHSRCGWTPFEGRPAIFPDYVFVRGEKLIEENEMLGVKGFGKFVGG from the coding sequence ATGGATCAGACCTTTGAGGGCAGAGTCTATATCAATGGAAATTTTGAGCAGTGCTGCATAGGTGTTACTGATGGTAGAATATCTGTTATCAGAAAGATATTGAAAGGGGATGAGCATTATAATTTCAAAGGGAGAATCATACTACCCGCTGGTGTAGATGTTCATGTTCATTTTCGGGATCCTGGTTTGACTCATAAAGAGGATTTTTCTACTGGGACTATGGCTGCGGCATATGGTGGTGTATCATGTGTTTTTGATATGCCGAATACGGTTCCGCAGACGACAACTATACAGACTATAGATGATAAAGTTGTTTCAGCTGGTAAAAAATCTTATGTGGATTTTGGTGTTTATGCTGGTCTCATAGATAGTAACATAGAAGATGTTGAAGAGTTAGCAAAAAAATGTTGTGGTTTCAAAATATACCTTGGTGGTACTACTAACTCTTTGCAGCTAGATTCTAATAATCTAAAAGAGGCATTTGATAGAATTAGATCTACAAATAAACCTGTTTTGATTCATGCGGAGGATGATGATTGTTTGACTAAGCATAATTTTAGGGAAAATAGTCTTTTGGATCATATGAATTCTCGTCCTGCTGTGTGTGAAGAAACAGCTATAATTAACATACTAAGAGCATGTGGGGAGATGAATACGAGGATTCATATTTGTCATCTTTCATCAATTGAGGGATTAAGGTTGTTAAAAAACCGTTCAAAAAACATTAGCTGCGGTGTTACTCCTCATCATCTGTTGTTTACAGTACAAGATGATCTAAAACCCTTTTCTTATTATAAGGTGAATCCTCCTCTTAGAACCAGTTTTGATAGAGAGGCTTTGTTTGATGGCATTAAAGACGGTTTAATCGATACTCTTGAGTCCGATCATGCGCCACACACTATTGAAGAAAAAGAAAAAGAATTTGATGCAGTCCCATCTGGACTACCTGGTGTGGAAACCATGTTTCCAATGTTTTTATATATGGTAAAAAAAGGGTTTTTGTCTTTTCAGAGATTAGTTTCGCTTCTCTGTGAGAAACCAGCTGAATTAATGAACATTCCAAAGGGTAAAATAGAATTTGGTAGAGATGCTGATTTTATTGTGGTTGACTTAAAGAAAGTTTGTAAAATTAAATCTGAGAGTCTTCATTCTAGATGTGGCTGGACACCATTCGAGGGTCGACCTGC